The window GGTCCTGTCCGCCATACCCGGATCGGTCATTATCGTGGCCGGATTGGAGTTGACCAGGACGACCTCATAGCCTTCTTCCCTGAGGGCTTTACATGCCTGCGTGCCGGAGTAATCGAACTCACAGGCTTGTCCTATGATTATAGGCCCGGAGCCTATTATCAATACCTTATGGATATCTTTCCTTATTGGCATGGGTTTCTCCTTTTCTTCGTTGAAAAAAGGGCGGCACCACCGATCGGTAGGCCGCCCAAGTTCAGGTAATAGATATGTTTAAGTTCTTCGCCATTATGCTATAAATTTTATGTACCCGCCGGCCCCACATAGGATGGCGACTAGCGGTATTTTATAGCATTTATTGACTTGTTTCAAGCAATTGTTGCTTAAATATCGTTCACAGGCGTTATGTGGGAAGACCAGGCCGGGCACGGGGATCGAACTGGTAAGGCGACCTGTCCCCGGCCGCGTTATACCCGGCCGGCATGCGTCATATCAATATTCCCCTCGCGTCAGGCCTGTCTGGCCTTTCTTTTTCCAGGATATCACACGCGACGTCGACCCAGCTGTCGTCCCCGTATTGTTCCTTCCTGAAGAACCAGTATTCCACTCCCCATAGGAATATAGCGTCGATCTCCGCCGACCTGAGCTCCTCAAATGTCCCCATGAAGCTTCCGGGCAAACATGTTATCGCCCGTTCGCCTTTATAGACAAGATGCCCTGGCTCCCAGGGTTCCGCCTGAAGTTCGGTCACCCATAGGACCTTATTCCGCTTTTCGGCGTAAGATACCAGCCCTTTCAGGTACGATATGCGCTCTGTCGGCTCCGACCTGAAACATATCCCGGCGCCCCATATCTTATGCCCGATGACCGGGTACACGTTGACGGCCGGTATCTGCGCCAGGTCTATGGTGGCCAGGATCGGGTTCTTTTTATACATCAGCCGGGATAAAAAACCAAGGAGCTTGTTCGGGAAGGACAGGACATTTAGCACTATTGGCCGCTTAAGCGGGTCCAGATCTCTTACTAACTCCATCTCTTTCTTCAGGAATTCTTCGGATATCCACCACTCATTGGGGCCCGACCGGTTGAACGGCTCGTTCTCCACCTGCCAGGCGATGATATTATTACTACCCGAATACCGGGTTATCACCTTTTCTATGAATATCGGGACCCGTTCCCTGACGTTCGGGTCAGCACTTATGTCAGAACCGTTCCTCACGTGTACTTTTTCCCAGAGCCACACCGGCAAAAAATATTCCGGCCACCTTGGAGCCTTCATCCCCACGACCAGCATGATTTTTTGGCCACACTCTTCCGCGAGCTCCATCTGCCGGTCCAGTTCCCTGAAATCGAATTCGCCTTCTTTCTTCTCTATCCTGTTCCAATACGCCCCTAAACGTACGACGTCGAACCCCAT of the Candidatus Omnitrophota bacterium genome contains:
- a CDS encoding beta-galactosidase is translated as MKIWTGSLVVLLVLTGPLQCQAGAVRVGTTFSQVQCEYLELDWKKIYRKTLNMGFDVVRLGAYWNRIEKKEGEFDFRELDRQMELAEECGQKIMLVVGMKAPRWPEYFLPVWLWEKVHVRNGSDISADPNVRERVPIFIEKVITRYSGSNNIIAWQVENEPFNRSGPNEWWISEEFLKKEMELVRDLDPLKRPIVLNVLSFPNKLLGFLSRLMYKKNPILATIDLAQIPAVNVYPVIGHKIWGAGICFRSEPTERISYLKGLVSYAEKRNKVLWVTELQAEPWEPGHLVYKGERAITCLPGSFMGTFEELRSAEIDAIFLWGVEYWFFRKEQYGDDSWVDVACDILEKERPDRPDARGILI